The proteins below come from a single Pseudomonadota bacterium genomic window:
- a CDS encoding sulfotransferase, which yields MPSLLAASLAVVAFAVVFIAMRVLERAQLISRRALQGVSAILDPELSDEDKERAAQQSAMALFGGSFDLVWRCGLALLAAASPVYLAQWIGLATLEDTWRWMLDLRFLAVVTVIAFTPLLLRRRPAGDQADAAEEGADAYSPTDRFFHELAFSGPRMLHGLARVDDRLHARAIAATPPPRPVFITSLARAGTTALLNAFDAVPGTAMHRYRQMPFLASPLLWKRMGAYKKRKVERRQRAHGDGLEIDLDTPEAFDEVFWQLFWPEHYEESGIRLWSKEELSGEASAFFDRHMRKIVLVDGNGEPTARYFSKNNANIARLALLPRMFPQGAIIVPVRRPGPHAASLHRQHKNFLAQHRKDAFTKRYMRDIGHLEFGELHRPLCFPGVGDAPQAPEHIDYWLHYWISVFRAVRDHAPHCHFVLQDDLRAAPAETMGALCDAIDLPLALTDFRSYFRDTPDAEPTDALDPALKAEADALYEELATYSIRENRKPRQ from the coding sequence ATGCCTAGCCTGCTGGCCGCGAGCCTTGCCGTGGTCGCCTTCGCTGTCGTCTTCATCGCCATGCGAGTGCTGGAAAGGGCGCAGCTGATCTCCCGCCGCGCGCTCCAGGGTGTATCGGCAATACTCGATCCCGAGCTTAGTGACGAGGACAAGGAGCGGGCGGCGCAACAGTCAGCAATGGCGCTTTTTGGCGGGAGCTTTGATCTCGTGTGGCGCTGTGGCCTGGCGCTTCTTGCCGCTGCCTCGCCAGTTTACCTGGCACAGTGGATCGGCTTGGCGACACTGGAGGATACGTGGCGCTGGATGCTGGACCTTCGCTTTTTGGCGGTAGTGACGGTTATTGCATTCACTCCCCTGTTGTTGCGCCGCCGCCCCGCCGGCGATCAGGCGGATGCCGCTGAGGAAGGTGCAGACGCCTACAGTCCCACAGATCGCTTCTTCCATGAGCTCGCCTTCTCCGGGCCCAGGATGCTGCACGGGCTCGCCCGGGTCGACGACCGCTTGCACGCCCGAGCGATAGCCGCTACGCCGCCGCCGCGTCCTGTATTCATCACCTCCCTCGCACGTGCCGGCACCACCGCCTTGCTCAACGCCTTCGATGCCGTGCCCGGTACCGCGATGCACCGCTATCGTCAGATGCCCTTTCTGGCATCCCCGCTCCTTTGGAAGAGGATGGGTGCCTATAAAAAACGTAAAGTGGAGCGGCGCCAGCGTGCCCACGGCGATGGTCTCGAGATCGATCTCGACACGCCCGAGGCCTTCGATGAAGTATTCTGGCAATTGTTCTGGCCTGAGCACTACGAAGAGTCTGGCATCCGCCTGTGGAGTAAAGAGGAGCTAAGCGGCGAGGCGAGTGCCTTTTTTGATCGCCATATGCGTAAGATCGTCCTGGTCGACGGCAACGGTGAGCCCACGGCGCGCTACTTCTCCAAGAACAACGCCAACATTGCGCGCCTCGCCCTGCTCCCGCGCATGTTTCCCCAAGGGGCGATTATCGTGCCTGTGCGTCGGCCCGGTCCGCACGCGGCTTCCCTGCATCGCCAGCATAAGAATTTCCTTGCGCAACACCGAAAGGACGCGTTCACAAAGCGGTACATGCGGGACATCGGTCACCTCGAGTTTGGTGAGCTGCATCGTCCCCTGTGCTTTCCTGGCGTAGGCGATGCGCCGCAGGCACCGGAGCACATAGACTATTGGCTGCACTACTGGATTTCCGTGTTCCGTGCCGTGCGCGACCATGCGCCGCATTGCCACTTCGTGCTACAGGACGACTTGCGCGCCGCGCCAGCCGAGACCATGGGCGCCCTTTGCGATGCCATCGACTTGCCCCTCGCGCTCACAGACTTTCGCTCGTACTTCCGTGACACGCCCGATGCGGAGCCAACCGATGCGTTAGACCCCGCGCTCAAGGCAGAGGCGGACGCACTGTACGAAGAGCTCGCCACCTACAGCATCCGCGAGAATCGTAAGCCTCGCCAGTGA
- a CDS encoding RHS repeat-associated core domain-containing protein, with translation MSLTRLARFACALLAWVSLPFLVNAEELVGSVGGSFRVDQGGVAHYAIPVFAVPGAGGVRPGISLAYASGATRGWAGEGWGLTGFSSIERCAKTLAQDGSIAAVEYSVNDRYCLDGARLVLESGVYGAANSTYRTEVDQFLRITARAEGEQVPAYFDVERRDGSKVTYGVEASTRIEVQGTGGSGPVRSWLIDTAYDAFGNRVQYRYTEDITTGEVHPRRVDWGDEVVPNGDSPELRYRLHFVWGDRPASDSWKAYRAGAKSTISKRLRSIRSQRHDGSGYQFTRIYKLAYEAIAAEDSGRSRLASVQVCNDFGADCMPVTRFEWQRGMEGWPSIGASSQGRADQVETTRVGDINNDGRQDILIASDGPSPTWSVMVSYGSALIENTTSISADNAADSYLIDYNGDAAMDLMVPDGTWKVYLADGNLGLSPMPVDTGIVAEGLSLGVRVADFNGDGLDDLLYGLDDGLYLRYRDPEATFTSAEFVSGQFLVDDMASYYTHLRDARLIDFDGDGRNDLILRTSALPVPGVPTWNTSGGCHDFSIDLRWSSAQGVAWDVEVREQGASWTALLEDHPDLSYTHQAGLGTFDYQVRAKNVIGIAGGWSVPPLSIFTEPNGCDGNEPPVTPSPRGKVGGDWTVLRYVGAPDGGAFEPMITLSDIDNPLPIDLNGDGLTDLAYGRGGEWHTRLSTGTGLTQEVNADFSSALSANAYVVDADRDGREDIVYYFRGSNMINFVSLRSDGDSLAEQHDEFSVDDILNYDDAGRIRIFDGNGDGYRDIAYYDSSLSQWTVHTHDSDPADLLVRITDGFAKPGGGEGNAVQIAYEPLPDVPGYFSEDASFPTQRNYCGPMRLVTTVTRNDGVGGDYTQTYSYNGGKLSTQGRGFLGFAFHQVRDTRDVPDVWAVYRQDYPYIGLPEEQGISQKLGGKLIERMLTTYANAPLQHDGGRTHMVWRRKQETERYEVGGARNGFQVTDTVVEILESDINTDPDGFGEVHRTTMTVDPVFAGAQHSAVFETSFQSRTDSPCLLPDRIAITRSSAGMSDTRISQATEVNWETCQVVEFHENVENGPEVRKTRFERDSFGNVVRQEVWGGDGGEQSNGPRRVTMIAYDDLGQLPRKITDDPMGAALEREMEWDYALGALSRVRNYAGLWTEFRYDSFGRQVHAIAPDGSYVSTVYDWCGGANGNPYACRESGVALTRQTRFSPSFPGGIAEVDVQVISDTFGRVVGEYTNQGGAATKYPGVVFRYDERGDAVQRSARTARSNPPSHWFDTEYDLIRRIVRSTRPVDQYGRRAESTVQYQEDEVLVTDGIGAQRLMTLDALGRIRSVTDPDPYTGLLSTSGTTHYEYTAFSELQRITDPLGNVTSFTYDGLGHNRTLDDPNSGLWSFDYNVFGQLTHQTSPKAHVAIFDYDDVGRLISRDYPDFWTQWRYDSAQGAGRGQIHTISYEPSPGLVETETYAYDNLGRQIALTSEAMGASTSFSYDEYSRLRSITYPELNGDVPYSVTYAYDSRGRVKHVDDSQGVRVFEIADRWPFDFSGKLGNFTLGNGVSTTFDFDDVSGIQVVSKSSDRSGVLVQRERANLWDNNLNLVERKDTQYDGRRSIFDVAQYDYLDRLTSVRTVRGGNTLTTVEIDYDAIGNIQRKSDVGDYRYASGTPSRLSSVVEGPRALSFDYDDNGNVVAKDEGVGTPVHTGTTWTSFDQPSQIVRGTDAVSLGYNADLEPLQVTQDAAEEPGVSGQWYYTDGLTTFRTDSNSHLYRIPVEGVVIGAADSLSGEVTYYHYDLLDSVVTTTDAAGNLDAEIRFDAFGKRRMLSGEADVTDSLLFGQEVEDLPGFTGHQQRDLVGLVQMNARVYDPTVGRFTSVDPLMRDVLDSRSHNAYAYVENSPLSFTDPTGLALDGPGGGTGPGGGSQGGGGQGPLINASPTSGSSGLFAFVLEIALGTERRIALEEYFLGVGRADEIQFAAGPPSTALVSDLYTTETGFFDRPLGVPGRVGVAALGGAGVVGVGVLLAKTGLVAACVSSVVCAVGVVSVVGGAAVYDLTHGGAERIQDSFVAFFSRKTATIGQSLEVGSLSTAVVGGSVSASRLVLRGRSVPILGHRNGIHEVLVQESVSGVTRSAHRASANRALVAALESDARFASHLGQLLGVDDVAALMRRGPSALRNPPGTEWHHPLDNPAVMQLLRREVHRDPDLREILHPDNIGGFGRHFGGQP, from the coding sequence ATGTCTCTCACTCGCCTCGCACGCTTCGCGTGCGCTTTGCTCGCCTGGGTTTCGCTGCCCTTTCTAGTCAACGCCGAAGAGCTCGTGGGCTCCGTGGGTGGATCTTTCCGCGTAGATCAAGGCGGGGTGGCGCACTACGCGATCCCGGTTTTCGCGGTGCCAGGCGCCGGTGGCGTTCGTCCCGGTATCAGCCTTGCATACGCGAGCGGTGCCACCCGAGGTTGGGCCGGTGAGGGCTGGGGTCTCACAGGGTTTTCATCGATTGAGAGGTGTGCCAAAACGCTCGCGCAGGACGGCTCGATCGCCGCCGTTGAGTACTCGGTGAACGATCGCTACTGCCTTGACGGCGCTCGGCTCGTACTGGAGTCCGGTGTCTATGGAGCCGCGAACTCCACCTACCGCACAGAGGTTGATCAGTTCCTGCGCATTACGGCTCGTGCCGAGGGTGAGCAGGTACCTGCTTACTTTGATGTTGAGCGGCGGGACGGCAGCAAGGTCACCTACGGCGTGGAGGCGAGCACACGCATTGAGGTGCAGGGAACCGGCGGGAGCGGGCCTGTGCGCAGCTGGCTCATCGATACGGCCTACGATGCCTTCGGCAACCGCGTCCAGTATCGCTACACAGAGGACATTACCACGGGCGAGGTGCACCCACGCCGAGTCGATTGGGGAGATGAGGTCGTTCCCAACGGTGACTCGCCTGAGCTTCGGTATCGGCTGCATTTCGTGTGGGGCGACCGCCCCGCGTCAGATAGCTGGAAGGCGTACCGCGCGGGGGCCAAGAGCACCATCTCGAAACGCCTTAGATCTATCCGCAGTCAGCGTCATGACGGCAGTGGCTACCAGTTCACGCGCATCTACAAACTCGCGTATGAAGCGATCGCCGCTGAGGATTCCGGGCGCAGCCGCCTTGCGTCGGTGCAGGTGTGCAACGACTTCGGTGCGGACTGTATGCCCGTCACTCGCTTTGAGTGGCAGCGGGGCATGGAGGGATGGCCGAGTATCGGCGCCAGTTCCCAAGGCCGCGCAGATCAGGTGGAAACGACCCGTGTCGGCGACATCAACAACGATGGCCGTCAGGACATTCTGATCGCCAGCGACGGACCTTCGCCGACATGGAGCGTCATGGTGTCCTACGGCAGCGCTCTGATCGAGAACACCACGTCGATCAGCGCCGACAATGCCGCCGATTCCTACCTGATCGATTACAACGGCGATGCAGCGATGGACCTCATGGTGCCGGATGGCACCTGGAAGGTGTATCTGGCGGATGGAAATTTGGGGCTTAGTCCCATGCCTGTCGACACGGGGATCGTGGCGGAAGGGCTCTCCCTCGGTGTACGCGTCGCTGACTTCAACGGCGATGGTCTGGACGATCTGCTCTACGGTCTGGACGATGGCCTGTATCTACGGTATCGCGACCCCGAAGCTACCTTTACGTCAGCCGAGTTCGTCAGTGGCCAGTTTCTGGTCGATGACATGGCCTCCTACTACACGCACCTGCGTGATGCCAGGCTCATTGACTTCGATGGCGATGGTCGCAACGACCTGATCTTGAGAACCAGCGCATTGCCTGTGCCTGGTGTTCCCACTTGGAACACATCGGGTGGTTGCCACGATTTCTCCATCGATCTTCGCTGGTCCTCGGCGCAGGGGGTGGCATGGGATGTTGAAGTGCGCGAGCAAGGGGCTAGCTGGACTGCGTTGCTTGAAGACCATCCTGACCTCTCGTATACGCACCAAGCGGGTCTTGGCACGTTCGACTATCAGGTGCGTGCAAAGAACGTCATCGGCATCGCCGGCGGTTGGAGTGTTCCCCCACTCTCCATTTTCACAGAACCCAATGGCTGCGACGGCAACGAGCCGCCGGTGACCCCAAGCCCGCGTGGCAAAGTGGGCGGGGATTGGACCGTGCTCCGCTATGTGGGTGCACCGGATGGTGGCGCATTCGAGCCTATGATCACGCTCAGCGATATCGACAACCCCTTGCCGATCGATCTGAACGGAGACGGGCTCACGGATCTCGCCTACGGGCGAGGAGGGGAATGGCATACGCGTCTGAGCACAGGTACGGGCTTGACGCAGGAGGTCAACGCCGATTTCTCAAGTGCCCTATCGGCGAACGCCTATGTTGTGGATGCGGATCGTGATGGCCGCGAGGACATCGTGTACTACTTCCGCGGCAGCAACATGATCAACTTCGTTTCGCTCAGATCAGACGGCGATAGTCTTGCTGAACAACACGATGAGTTCAGCGTCGACGATATCCTCAACTATGACGATGCTGGTCGCATACGCATCTTCGATGGCAACGGCGACGGCTACCGTGATATTGCCTACTACGACTCGTCTCTATCGCAATGGACGGTGCATACGCACGATTCTGACCCCGCGGATCTTCTGGTACGCATCACCGATGGCTTCGCTAAGCCAGGTGGCGGCGAGGGCAACGCGGTGCAGATCGCCTACGAGCCCTTGCCAGACGTCCCGGGTTACTTCTCTGAAGACGCAAGCTTCCCCACGCAGCGAAACTACTGCGGTCCGATGCGCTTGGTAACGACGGTCACTCGCAACGATGGAGTCGGCGGTGACTACACGCAAACGTACTCATACAACGGGGGCAAGCTCAGTACGCAGGGACGTGGCTTTCTCGGCTTCGCCTTCCATCAAGTGCGCGACACGCGCGACGTACCCGATGTTTGGGCCGTGTATCGACAGGACTATCCCTATATCGGTCTGCCTGAAGAACAGGGTATCTCGCAGAAACTAGGCGGTAAGCTAATTGAGCGCATGCTCACCACCTACGCCAATGCTCCACTGCAGCATGATGGTGGTAGAACGCACATGGTGTGGCGACGTAAGCAGGAGACTGAACGCTATGAAGTAGGTGGGGCGCGAAACGGATTCCAAGTGACCGATACGGTAGTCGAGATACTTGAGTCGGACATCAATACGGATCCTGACGGTTTCGGGGAGGTTCATCGGACGACGATGACCGTTGACCCTGTTTTCGCCGGCGCGCAGCACAGTGCCGTTTTCGAAACGTCCTTCCAGTCGCGTACCGACTCCCCCTGCTTGCTGCCGGACCGTATCGCTATCACGCGCTCGTCGGCTGGCATGAGTGACACGCGCATCTCCCAAGCAACTGAAGTGAACTGGGAGACGTGTCAAGTCGTGGAGTTTCACGAGAACGTAGAGAATGGACCAGAGGTTCGAAAGACTCGGTTCGAGCGCGACTCTTTCGGCAATGTCGTTCGCCAGGAAGTGTGGGGCGGCGATGGTGGCGAGCAGTCGAACGGCCCGCGGCGAGTGACGATGATCGCTTACGACGACCTTGGTCAATTGCCACGAAAGATCACCGATGATCCGATGGGTGCGGCGCTCGAGCGAGAGATGGAGTGGGACTACGCGCTCGGCGCGTTGAGTAGAGTGCGCAACTACGCAGGTTTGTGGACGGAATTTCGCTACGACAGTTTCGGTCGCCAGGTCCACGCGATCGCTCCTGACGGGTCCTACGTGAGTACTGTCTACGATTGGTGTGGAGGTGCCAACGGAAACCCGTATGCCTGTCGAGAGTCGGGCGTAGCGTTAACTCGCCAAACGCGCTTCTCACCCAGTTTTCCCGGCGGTATCGCGGAAGTGGACGTCCAGGTGATCTCGGATACCTTCGGGCGGGTGGTTGGTGAATACACCAACCAAGGCGGTGCAGCTACCAAGTACCCGGGCGTCGTTTTCCGCTACGACGAGCGCGGCGACGCGGTGCAGCGATCAGCACGAACCGCTCGAAGCAATCCACCTTCCCACTGGTTTGATACTGAGTACGACTTGATCCGACGCATCGTGCGCAGCACCCGACCGGTGGATCAGTACGGTCGTCGAGCCGAGAGCACCGTCCAGTACCAAGAGGACGAGGTGCTGGTGACCGACGGAATCGGGGCCCAGCGCTTGATGACCCTAGACGCGCTCGGACGTATTCGCTCCGTCACCGACCCGGATCCCTACACTGGATTGCTGTCAACCTCTGGCACAACTCACTACGAGTACACCGCGTTCAGTGAGCTCCAGAGAATTACAGATCCCCTAGGTAACGTGACCTCCTTCACGTACGACGGCCTTGGGCACAACCGTACCCTCGATGATCCGAATTCAGGGCTTTGGTCATTCGACTACAACGTCTTTGGCCAGCTAACTCACCAAACCTCGCCGAAGGCCCATGTTGCGATCTTTGACTATGACGATGTTGGGAGGCTGATATCTCGAGACTATCCCGACTTCTGGACCCAGTGGCGCTACGACAGTGCCCAAGGTGCTGGCAGAGGGCAGATTCACACCATCTCCTACGAGCCATCCCCGGGATTGGTGGAGACGGAAACCTACGCCTACGACAACCTGGGGCGTCAGATCGCATTGACAAGCGAAGCCATGGGAGCCAGTACTTCCTTTTCCTACGATGAGTACTCGCGACTTCGGTCTATCACCTATCCGGAATTGAATGGTGACGTACCGTACTCAGTCACCTACGCATATGACTCGCGCGGTCGTGTGAAACACGTCGACGACAGTCAAGGGGTACGAGTATTCGAGATCGCCGATCGCTGGCCCTTCGACTTCAGCGGCAAGTTGGGCAACTTCACTCTGGGCAACGGCGTGTCCACTACCTTTGACTTCGATGACGTGTCGGGCATTCAGGTCGTGTCAAAGAGCAGCGATCGAAGTGGGGTGCTAGTCCAAAGGGAGCGCGCAAACCTCTGGGACAATAATTTGAACCTAGTTGAGCGAAAGGACACTCAGTACGACGGCAGGCGGAGCATCTTTGACGTTGCCCAGTACGACTATCTGGATCGTCTCACGTCGGTGCGTACTGTGCGAGGTGGTAACACGCTCACCACAGTCGAGATTGACTACGATGCGATTGGGAATATCCAGCGAAAATCTGATGTAGGTGACTATCGGTACGCGTCAGGGACTCCCTCGCGCCTCAGCTCGGTAGTTGAGGGTCCACGCGCGCTGAGTTTCGACTACGACGACAACGGCAATGTCGTCGCGAAGGATGAAGGAGTCGGTACTCCGGTTCATACGGGTACAACGTGGACCTCATTCGATCAACCGAGTCAGATCGTCCGTGGCACGGACGCGGTGAGTCTCGGCTACAACGCAGACCTCGAACCACTCCAAGTTACCCAAGACGCCGCGGAAGAACCTGGGGTTTCAGGTCAGTGGTACTACACGGACGGCCTGACCACTTTCCGCACGGACAGCAACTCGCACCTCTACCGCATCCCTGTCGAAGGGGTCGTCATTGGGGCTGCCGATTCCTTGTCAGGCGAGGTGACTTACTACCATTATGATTTGCTGGACAGCGTTGTCACGACGACGGACGCGGCAGGCAATCTCGATGCAGAGATACGTTTCGATGCATTCGGCAAGCGACGCATGTTGAGCGGCGAAGCCGATGTGACCGACAGTCTGCTGTTTGGTCAGGAGGTTGAGGATCTACCCGGATTCACCGGTCACCAGCAGAGGGATCTCGTCGGTCTAGTGCAGATGAATGCGCGCGTCTACGACCCCACCGTGGGACGATTCACGAGCGTGGATCCGCTGATGCGGGATGTGCTGGACAGCCGCTCACATAACGCGTACGCGTACGTGGAGAACAGTCCCCTAAGCTTCACAGATCCTACTGGCTTAGCACTGGATGGACCTGGAGGGGGAACGGGACCCGGAGGAGGGAGCCAAGGAGGTGGTGGTCAGGGACCCCTCATCAATGCCTCCCCGACTTCTGGGAGTAGTGGCCTGTTCGCTTTCGTTCTTGAGATCGCCCTCGGGACCGAACGGCGAATAGCCCTTGAGGAGTATTTCCTCGGGGTAGGGCGCGCGGACGAGATTCAGTTTGCTGCCGGGCCTCCAAGCACCGCGCTCGTTTCGGACCTCTACACTACGGAGACAGGGTTTTTTGATCGCCCCCTTGGAGTACCAGGGCGTGTTGGGGTGGCGGCCCTGGGCGGTGCAGGCGTAGTGGGAGTTGGAGTTCTCTTGGCCAAGACGGGCCTTGTAGCCGCGTGCGTTTCAAGCGTGGTTTGCGCCGTTGGCGTTGTTTCCGTAGTGGGTGGTGCTGCGGTATACGATCTGACGCATGGTGGTGCGGAGAGGATCCAGGATTCGTTCGTAGCGTTCTTTAGCAGAAAGACTGCTACGATCGGGCAGTCCCTTGAGGTCGGCTCTCTTTCGACTGCAGTGGTCGGAGGTAGTGTCTCAGCCTCACGGCTGGTGTTACGGGGACGCTCCGTCCCAATTCTCGGCCACAGAAATGGAATTCACGAGGTCCTCGTTCAGGAGTCTGTGTCTGGCGTTACGCGATCGGCTCATAGAGCGTCCGCCAATCGAGCGCTGGTCGCTGCTCTGGAGAGTGACGCTCGGTTTGCGAGTCATCTCGGGCAGCTTCTCGGAGTGGATGATGTGGCAGCACTCATGCGGCGTGGTCCATCGGCGCTTCGAAATCCACCGGGAACCGAGTGGCATCATCCACTTGATAATCCGGCAGTAATGCAGCTACTTCGTCGGGAAGTCCATCGAGACCCGGATCTACGGGAGATTCTCCACCCGGATAATATAGGTGGCTTCGGTCGGCATTTCGGAGGACAACCATGA
- a CDS encoding IS256 family transposase, with the protein MARRKQKVRSAAEEAVLDELLKHGDIKTTGDLESAFGDLKKALVERILNAEMNVHLDSEDEQGTGNHRNGSSPKTVLTDGNERLVLDIPRDRQGRFDPALIAKYQRRFPGFDDKIISMYAAGMSTRSIQEHILEMYSVEISPALVSAITDAVLDEVKAWRNRPLEHTYALVYFDALRVKIRDEGAVRNKAVYLAIGVTCAGRKEVLGMWIEQTEGAKFWMRVMTDLRDRGTQDILIAIVDGLKGFPDAITGVFPETVAQTCIVHLIRYSMHFASWKERKQVAAALRSVYSAPSAEAATEALDAFEQGEWGQKYPAIVQSWRRRWEEVIPFFAFSSEVRKIMYTTNAIESLKSRVRRAIRNKGHFPNDTAATKLIYLALKRIESKWKRAPKEWHAAKAQLAIQFGDRSIVEE; encoded by the coding sequence ATGGCAAGACGGAAGCAGAAGGTCCGCAGCGCAGCGGAAGAAGCAGTTCTTGACGAACTGCTAAAACATGGAGACATCAAGACGACAGGCGATCTCGAGAGTGCTTTCGGCGATCTGAAGAAGGCGCTAGTCGAGCGCATACTAAACGCCGAGATGAACGTGCACCTCGATAGCGAGGATGAGCAAGGCACCGGCAACCATCGCAACGGCAGCAGCCCCAAGACGGTGCTCACGGACGGCAACGAGCGCCTGGTGCTGGACATCCCTCGCGATCGGCAGGGTCGCTTCGATCCAGCGCTTATCGCGAAGTATCAACGCCGCTTTCCCGGCTTCGACGATAAGATCATCTCGATGTACGCCGCGGGCATGAGCACGCGGAGTATCCAGGAGCACATCCTCGAGATGTACAGCGTGGAGATCTCTCCAGCACTTGTATCAGCGATCACCGATGCAGTTCTAGATGAGGTGAAGGCGTGGCGCAATCGCCCACTGGAGCACACCTACGCCCTTGTCTATTTCGACGCCCTGCGGGTGAAGATCCGCGACGAGGGTGCGGTCCGCAACAAGGCGGTCTACCTAGCGATCGGTGTCACATGCGCGGGCCGCAAGGAAGTACTCGGCATGTGGATCGAGCAGACGGAAGGCGCGAAGTTCTGGATGCGCGTGATGACCGATCTGCGCGACCGTGGTACCCAGGATATTCTCATCGCCATCGTCGACGGACTGAAGGGCTTCCCTGACGCCATCACAGGCGTGTTCCCTGAGACGGTTGCCCAGACCTGCATCGTGCATCTCATCCGCTACTCGATGCACTTCGCTTCGTGGAAGGAGCGCAAGCAGGTCGCGGCAGCACTGCGATCGGTCTACTCAGCCCCAAGCGCTGAGGCCGCCACAGAGGCCTTGGATGCCTTCGAGCAAGGCGAATGGGGCCAGAAGTACCCGGCCATTGTTCAGAGCTGGAGAAGGCGCTGGGAGGAAGTGATTCCCTTCTTCGCCTTCTCCTCGGAGGTGCGCAAGATCATGTACACGACCAACGCCATCGAGTCGCTTAAGAGCCGCGTGAGAAGGGCGATCAGGAACAAGGGTCACTTCCCCAACGACACAGCGGCCACGAAGCTGATCTACCTCGCGCTCAAGCGCATCGAGTCGAAATGGAAACGGGCGCCGAAGGAGTGGCATGCTGCGAAGGCGCAGCTGGCAATCCAGTTCGGTGACCGGTCTATCGTTGAGGAATGA
- a CDS encoding cupin domain-containing protein, translating into MNHNDRNDDPRTTPEAHDDQPPLDEMLDAVNHNPMPQERRQAFKRRLMEQINRSPDLFIVRREEGEWHDFAPGIEIKLLHRDADTGAETTLWRVQPGTEVDAHSHEMDEECLVLEGDLEIGGELLVAGDYLLGKRGFDHPVVMSPSGALLLLRSQPYLAG; encoded by the coding sequence ATGAACCACAACGACCGAAACGACGACCCACGAACAACGCCTGAGGCCCACGACGATCAACCACCCCTCGATGAGATGCTCGACGCCGTAAATCACAACCCGATGCCACAGGAGCGCCGCCAAGCGTTCAAGCGTCGCCTGATGGAGCAGATCAATAGGTCACCGGACTTGTTCATCGTGCGCCGTGAAGAGGGCGAGTGGCATGACTTCGCGCCGGGGATTGAGATCAAGCTGCTGCACCGGGATGCGGATACGGGAGCGGAGACGACCCTGTGGCGGGTGCAGCCTGGCACGGAGGTGGACGCGCACTCGCATGAGATGGATGAGGAGTGTCTGGTGTTGGAGGGGGATTTAGAGATTGGGGGGGAGCTATTGGTGGCTGGGGATTACCTACTTGGGAAGCGGGGGTTCGATCATCCGGTGGTGATGTCGCCTAGTGGGGCGTTGTTGTTGTTGCGGTCGCAGCCCTATCTGGCGGGTTAG
- a CDS encoding sigma-70 family RNA polymerase sigma factor, with translation MNTATDMTPSSAPRAASTTPMATLNDLLAGIASGSEKAMGEFYERTVDRAYAVARTIMSVAEDAEEAMMEAYLQVWRNAERYDSDRANPMTWLLLMVRCRALDLLRRRRREGDRQILMDEPPEVADEHDRPDRLLSAFDQQSAVAEAIRQLTPAQREVVSLSFFRDLSHTEIAETLDMPLGTVKSHSRRAMRAMRSHLATHDPARTEA, from the coding sequence GTGAACACAGCAACGGACATGACCCCAAGCAGCGCGCCCCGCGCCGCGAGCACCACCCCAATGGCCACACTGAACGATCTGCTCGCCGGCATCGCCAGCGGCAGCGAGAAGGCGATGGGCGAGTTCTACGAACGTACCGTAGACCGAGCCTACGCCGTGGCACGCACCATCATGTCCGTAGCTGAGGACGCCGAGGAGGCCATGATGGAGGCTTACCTGCAGGTGTGGCGCAATGCGGAACGCTACGATTCCGACCGTGCTAACCCCATGACGTGGCTGCTATTAATGGTGCGATGCCGGGCCCTGGACTTGCTCCGCCGCCGCCGCCGCGAGGGCGACCGGCAGATCCTGATGGACGAGCCCCCAGAGGTGGCCGATGAGCACGATCGACCCGATCGCCTGCTCAGCGCCTTCGACCAGCAGAGCGCCGTCGCAGAGGCCATTCGCCAGCTCACCCCCGCCCAACGCGAGGTGGTGAGCCTGAGCTTCTTCCGAGATCTGAGCCACACGGAGATCGCCGAGACCCTCGACATGCCCCTCGGCACCGTGAAATCCCATTCCCGGCGCGCCATGCGAGCGATGCGCTCGCACCTGGCCACCCATGACCCTGCGCGCACGGAGGCCTAA